Proteins encoded by one window of Mercenaria mercenaria strain notata chromosome 4, MADL_Memer_1, whole genome shotgun sequence:
- the LOC123553003 gene encoding uncharacterized protein LOC123553003: protein MTSVQEIRINHPNNDSVIQTATSVQESVIQEKISVQETRFSHPSNGLSPRNKNQSSEQRPQYKKQDSIIQANTSIQETRISHSNRGHKSSDLNQSSKQRPQYKKQESVIQATASSSKQRPQYKNQSSKKRSQYKKQDSVIQATASVKEIRISHPNKDLSTRNKKQSSKQIPQYKKQKSVIQTTASVQEIRISHPSKDLSARNKNQSSIQRPQYKKQEAVIQAKTSVQNQESVIHTTISVQETRSSHPSKDLSTKNKNQSSKQRPKYKKQKSVIHTATSVQETRLSHSSKNLNTKTKNQSSKQRPKYKNQLFKHRPQYKGQESVIQTTNSVQETRISHPSNDLSTRDKNQPSKPRISHPSNDLSTRNKNQSSKHRPQYKKQESFIQTTT from the exons ATGACCTCAGTACAAGAAATAAGAATCAATCATCCAAACAACGATTCAGTCATCCAAACAGCGACCTCAGTACAAGAATCAGTCATCCAAGAAAAGATCTCAGTACAAGAAACAAGATTCAGTCATCCAAGCAACGGCCTCAGTCCAAGAAATAAGAATCAGTCATCCGAACAAAGACCTCAGTACAAGAAACAAGACTCTATCATCCAAGCAAATACCTCAATACAAGAAACAAGAATCAGTCATTCAAACAGGGGGCACAAATCAAGTGACTTAAACCAGTCATCCAAGCAACGACCTCAGTACAAGAAACAAGAATCAGTCATCCAAGCAACGGCCTCA TCATCCAAACAGCGACCTCAGTACAAGAATCAGTCATCCAAGAAAAGATCTCAGTACAAGAAACAAGATTCAGTCATCCAAGCAACGGCCTCAGTCAAAGAAATAAGAATCAGTCATCCGAACAAAGACCTCAGTACAAGAAACAAGAAACAGTCATCCAAGCAAATACCTCAatacaagaaacaaaaatcaGTCATTCAAACAACGGCCTCGGTACAAGAAATAAGAATCAGTCATCCAAGCAAAGACCTTAGTGCAAGAAACAAGAATCAGTCATCCATACAACGACCTCAGTACAAGAAACAAGAAGCAGTCATCCAAGCAAAGACCTCAGTACAAAACCAAGAATCAGTCATCCATACAACGATCTCAGTACAAGAAACAAGAAGCAGTCATCCAAGCAAAGACCTCAGTACAAAAAACAAGAATCAGTCATCCAAACAACGACCTAAGTATAAGAAACAAAAATCAGTCATCCATACAGCGACCTCAGTACAAGAAACAAGACTCAGTCATTCAAGCAAAAACCTGAATACAAAAACCAAGAATCAGTCATCCAAACAGCGACCTAAGTACAAGAATCAGTTATTCAAGCATAGACCTCAGTACAAGGGACAAGAATCAGTCATTCAAACAACGAACTCGGTACAAGAAACAAGAATCAGTCATCCAAGCAACGACCTCAGTACAAGAGACAAGAATCAGCCATCCAAGCCACGAATCAGTCATCCAAGCAACGACCTCAGTACAAGAAACAAGAATCAGTCATCCAAGCATCGACCTCAGTACAAGAAACAAGAATCATTCATTCAAACAACGACATAA